From one Mycosarcoma maydis chromosome 17, whole genome shotgun sequence genomic stretch:
- a CDS encoding uncharacterized protein (related to ERF2 - subunit of a palmitoyltransferase), with product MSYSQAAHAAQQSSRPASVEPPTTLADSVLHLSSRTLNSSSRLSNYTYATTRRSSFQSAHASFYQDTEDSLAFDDASQGYDQPDLDSDLDIRSQRTPSRAADRSLGATSPFQASITRGASADALQTTLNDAPDASVPALTSIPRRRSSYKRQSVDLSRPLSSLSRHSSASAITHDDPQLRLRDAATAAANRSSTTRRLSVEIDQLAYSISRASTPHAFRSQDDDDDDATSSQPRSRPGSSLALRKYDQDNSSFIKRDPAKDRSGSILPPAAFFAPQKPAARNSTSNLLASASSTGAGRSTTPLSFYSTASPAQHAEQEVLERSTLPMRAPVRHTRSPSPWGFAPEAHSIDSSSQRNPNASSGVDRTYSQTTDGTVPLHPLDASDGFPTSSTHPSPRSVVRLMASTDPLLPARAIPDATTTGSPNPSNDHSTHTAGLGFDTAPTTTKSNHPVAEQRASLPSAKRRSSTQNANIVNGTTATPPTSAATTEPVKRLRNYRTHQGSNNFLLCGLLITSSDNPLPFVLSFVFLLLLGALFYGFEAAWLTLNISPAIVATFSYVYLQAIVNMLVTAFRDPGILPRNLDPDPPCVLADTPFESGRHALVDPEDALAIPVQRVLRIRGQTVQVKWCETCGTYRPPRSSHCRVCDNCVENIDHHCTYLNTCIGRRNYVSFMVFLSTSILSALYVVACTTARLVLMTRHSGYRYPSANGDVTARGLSLQQALKQSPVSALLFLLCVGATAPVLVLFTYHVRLVLLNRSTVEQIRINTSRKYGGGQKQVELGTHADDASMYGAHQGGKGATSATARLAIRTAFEKLGVLQPRYKDPNPFATASKKTNVRNALGWRSVQLDSWIDRRGLVSNDDRKPHPRVRTQDVKIEPNSLTDTRLEWKA from the coding sequence ATGTCCTATTCGCAAGCCGCACATGCTGCGCAGCAATCGAGTCGCCCAGCTAGCGTCGAACCACCCACAACGCTCGCCGATTCCGTCTTGCACCTTTCTTCGCGCACTCTCAACTCGTCTTCTCGTCTGTCCAACTACACGTATGCTACCACACGTCGCTCCTCATTTCAAAGTGCCCATGCAAGCTTCTATCAAGACACGGAAGACTCGCTCGCCTTTGACGATGCCAGCCAAGGCTATGACCAGCCAGACCTCGATAGCGACCTGGACATTCGCAGCCAGCGCACTCCTTCTCGCGCCGCCGACCGTTCCCTCGGTGCTACATCGCCGTTTCAGGCGTCCATAACGCGCGGTGCATCTGCAGATGCTCTGCAAACAACGCTCAACGATGCTCCCGACGCTTCCGTACCTGCTCTCACTAGTATACCGCGCAGACGCTCTTCCTACAAACGGCAATCTGTCGATCTTTCCCGTCCGCTTTCGTCCTTGTCCAGGCACAGCAGTGCAAGCGCtatcacgcacgacgatcCGCAACTTCGTCTTCGTGACGCAGCCACCGCAGCTGCTAATCGCTCCTCCACTACGCGTCGTCTTtcggtcgagatcgatcaACTCGCCTACAGCATCAGTCGTGCTTCCACTCCGCACGCATTCCGCTcccaagacgacgacgacgacgatgccacCTCCTCCCAACCCAGATCGCGTCCCGGCAGCTCGCTCGCGCTGCGCAAGTACGACCAGGACAACTCCTCTTTTATCAAACGTGACCCTGCAAAGGACCGCTCCGGATCCATTCTGCCCCCAGCCGCCTTCTTTGCTCCCCAGAAACCGGCGGCTCGCAATTCGACTAGCAACCTGctcgcttccgcttcctcgaccGGTGCTGGTCGCAGCACAACCCCTCTTTCCTTTTACTCTACTGCTTCACCGGCACAGCACGCCGAACAAGAGGTGCTCGAGAGGAGTACCTTGCCTATGCGTGCACCAGTGCGCCACACAAGGTCGCCCAGTCCATGGGGTTTCGCGCCCGAGGCTCATTCCATCGATTCGTCGAGTCAACGCAATCCGAATGCGTCCAGTGGCGTTGATCGCACATACAGTCAGACAACGGATGGTACGGTGCCATTGCATCCGTTGGATGCGAGTGATGGCTTCCCGACATCGTCGACTCATCCCTCACCGCGGTCCGTGGTGCgcttgatggcgagcaCTGATCCGCTACTGCCTGCACGAGCCATTCCGGACGCCACGACCACCGGTAGTCCCAATCCTAGCAACGACCACTCGACGCACACTGCAGGTCTCGGATTCGACACAGCTCCGACCACAACAAAGTCGAATCATCCTGTTGCCGAACAACGCGCATCTCTGCCATCGGCGAAACGTCGCTCGTCTACACAAAACGCAAACATAGTCAACGGTACAACCGCTACGCCTCCCACCAGCGCTGCTACAACCGAGCCAGTCAAACGTCTGCGCAACTATCGCACTCACCAAGGCTCTAATAACTTTTTGCTCTGCGGTCTGCTCATCACGTCGTCCGACAATCCGCTTCCCTTTGTCCTCTCGTTTGTcttcctgctcctcctcggcgcACTGTTCTACGGCTTTGAAGCGGCTTGGCTCACGCTCAACATCTCACccgccatcgtcgccaCTTTCTCCTACGTCTACCTGCAAGCCATCGTCAACATGCTCGTCACCGCCTTCCGCGATCCGGGCATCCTGCCTCGCAACCTGGATCCGGACCCGCCCTGCGTGTTGGCCGACACGCCATTCGAATCGGGTCGTCACGCTCTCGTGGATCCGGAAGATGCACTGGCTATCCCCGTGCAGCGCGTGTTGAGGATTCGAGGCCAAACGGTCCAAGTAAAGTGGTGCGAGACGTGTGGAACCTACCGTCCACCACGCTCGAGTCACTGCAGGGTGTGTGATAACTGTGTCGAGAACATCGACCATCACTGCACCTACCTCAACACGTGCATTGGCAGGAGAAACTATGTTTCTTTCATGGTATTTCTCTCGACTTCGATCTTATCGGCGCTCTACGTGGTGGCATGTACAACAGCCAGGCTTGTCCTGATGACTAGGCACAGCGGCTATCGATATCCGAGCGCAAACGGCGACGTCACAGCGCGCGGCTTGAGTTTGCAACAAGCGCTCAAGCAAAGTCCGGTTTCGGCGCTTCTTTTCCTGCTCTGTGTTGGCGCTACAGCTCCAGTACTGGTCTTGTTCACCTACCACGTCaggctggtgctgctcaaccGGAGCACGGTCGAGCAGATCCGCATCAATACCAGTAGAAAGTACGGTGGAGGTCAgaagcaagtcgagctcggtaCGCACGCTGACGATGCATCAATGTACGGTGCACACCAAGGTGGCAAGGGCGCAACGAGTGCAACGGCCAGGCTGGCAATCAGAACGGCTTTCGAGAAGCTTGGAGTGTTGCAACCGAGGTACAAAGATCCGAACCCTTTTGCGACGGCGAGTAAGAAGACGAATGTGAGGAATGCATTAGGTTGGAGGAGCGTTCAGCTGGACAGCTGGATTGATAGGCGAGGCCTTGtcagcaacgacgacagGAAGCCGCATCCGAGAGTGCGTACGCAGGacgtcaagatcgagccGAATAGCTTGACCGACACTAGACTCGAGTGGAAGGCGTGA
- a CDS encoding uncharacterized protein (related to BNA3 - Arylformamidase): MTSCSAADRTRWATHRAQRIHQELDSGVDVWSLFNPVVFPTAINLGQGFMNWQPPSYILDTLTHEFANRVDLHHYSHPKGRARLRQAISDFYSSQFHLPRGAAEEVPIEVGKQRAAGHRKLDVETEIQITSGANGGIYSVMGAFINDGDGVVCIEPFFDQYNAEILFHGGKPLYVPLLPPAASGTSHIDANDWTLDMAHLERVLSQASTKALILNTPHNPVGKVFSHAELASIAELCVKYDILVVADEVYDCLTFDGQPHTRIASFSGMWDRSVTVGSAGKSFACTGWRVGWLIGPDHLIAPSRAVHTRITFAVNSSAQEGAAIGLESADSHHFFQSQINQYAHRRQLLSNALDQIGLSYTIPHGGYFIMADATKIQIPDTWIESNNVPDAILNKPQDYLKAWFIAKVCDVVVIPATAFYAEKGAEQVGKNYVRFSFCKDDQIEQAAPRLKKLIPYLTK; the protein is encoded by the coding sequence ATGACATCTTGTTCAGCTGCTGACCGGACGCGATGGGCCACACATCGAGCGCAACGCATCCACCAAGAGCTCGATTCGGGAGTCGACGTATGGTCGCTCTTCAACCCGGTCGTTTTCCCCACGGCGATCAATCTCGGTCAAGGCTTTATGAATTGGCAACCGCCGTCGTACATTCTCGATACGCTCACGCACGAGTTTGCAAACCGCGTCGATCTGCATCATTACTCGCATCCAAAGGGACGTGCTCGATTGAGGCAGGCGATCAGTGACTTTTACTCGTCGCAGTTTCATCTGCCTCGTGGTGCAGCGGAGGAGGTGCCGATCGAGGTGGGAAAGCAAAGAGCAGCGGGTCACCggaagctcgacgtcgaaacCGAGATTCAGATCACGAGCGGCGCTAACGGTGGCATCTACTCGGTCATGGGTGCCTTTATCAacgatggcgatggagTGGTGTGCATTGAGCCGTTCTTTGACCAGTACAATGCCGAGATCCTGTTTCACGGTGGAAAGCCATTGTACGTTCCACTGCTCCCACCAGCGGCGAGCGGTACGTCGCACATTGATGCCAATGACTGGACGCTGGACATGGCGCATCTTGAACGCGTACTTTcgcaagcgtcgacgaaAGCGCTCATTCTCAACACGCCGCACAATCCGGTTGGCAAAGTGTTTTCGCACGCCGAGCTGGCGAGCATTGCCGAGCTGTGCGTCAAGTACGACATTCTCGTGGTAGCAGATGAGGTGTATGACTGTCTGACATTTGACGGTCAACCACATACGCGCATTGCGTCGTTTAGCGGTATGTGGGATCGAAGCGTGACTGTGGGATCGGCAGGTAAGTCGTTTGCCTGCACCGGTTGGCGTGTAGGCTGGCTGATCGGACCGGATCATCTCATCGCCCCGTCGCGTGCTGTCCATACACGCATCACTTTCGCCGTCAACTCATCCGCCCAAGAAGGCGCCGCCATCGGCCTCGAATCCGCCGATTCTCATCACTTTTTCCAATCGCAAATCAACCAATACGCTCATCGAAGACAACTCCTCTCAAATGCACTAGACCAAATCGGTCTCTCTTACACCATCCCCCACGGCGGCTACTTTATCATGGCCGACGCAACCAAGATCCAAATCCCCGACACTTGGATCGAATCCAACAACGTCCCCGATGCAATCCTCAACAAACCTCAAGATTATCTCAAGGCCTGGTTCATCGCCAAGGTCTGTGACGTCGTTGTGATCCCCGCCACTGCCTTCTATGCCGAAAAGGGCGCAGAACAGGTCGGAAAGAACTACGTCAGGTTCAGCTTTTGCAAGGACGACCAGATCGAACAGGCGGCTCCAAGGCTGAAAAAGTTGATTCCGTATCTGACCAAGTGA